One genomic region from Leifsonia poae encodes:
- a CDS encoding O-acetylhomoserine aminocarboxypropyltransferase/cysteine synthase family protein, producing MADREYGFRTRAIHAGNIPDPVTGARALPIYQTSAFVFDDTADAAARFALQKYGNIYSRLANPTVASFEERIASLEGGLGAVATASGLSAQYITFASLAGAGDHIVASANLYGGSITQLDVTLRRFGVETTFVQSADAADYAAAITDKTKLIFAETIANPSGEIADIEALAEVAHAAGIPLIIDSTIATPYLNRPIEWGADVVIHSATKFLGGHGTTLGGVVVESGRFDWHSEKFPLFGQPVPSYGGLQWSGNFGEYAFLTRLRAEQLRDIGPTLAPHSAFLLAQGVETLPYRIQAHVDNARTVAEWLDADPRIESVFWAGLPAHPHHDRAQKYLPNGAGSVFSFVVKGGRAVGQTFIESVNLASHLANIGDAKTLVIHPASTTHAQLTEQQLLDAGVLPGVVRISVGIEDVDDIIYDLDQALTAAVKETNA from the coding sequence ATGGCTGATCGCGAATATGGCTTCCGCACGCGTGCGATTCACGCGGGCAACATCCCCGATCCGGTGACCGGCGCCCGCGCCCTGCCGATCTACCAGACGAGCGCGTTCGTGTTCGATGACACGGCGGATGCGGCGGCACGGTTCGCTCTACAGAAGTACGGCAACATCTACTCGCGACTGGCCAACCCCACCGTCGCCTCGTTCGAGGAACGCATCGCGAGCCTCGAAGGCGGACTGGGCGCTGTCGCGACGGCCAGCGGCCTGAGCGCCCAGTACATCACCTTCGCATCGCTCGCGGGCGCCGGCGACCACATCGTCGCCTCGGCGAACCTCTACGGCGGCTCGATCACCCAGCTGGACGTGACCCTGCGCCGTTTCGGCGTCGAGACCACCTTCGTCCAGAGCGCCGACGCTGCCGACTACGCGGCCGCGATCACCGACAAGACCAAGCTGATCTTCGCCGAGACGATCGCCAACCCCTCGGGCGAAATCGCCGACATCGAGGCGCTGGCCGAGGTCGCCCACGCCGCCGGCATCCCGCTCATCATCGACTCGACGATCGCCACCCCCTACCTGAACCGTCCGATCGAGTGGGGAGCCGATGTCGTGATCCACTCGGCCACCAAGTTCCTCGGCGGCCACGGCACCACGCTCGGCGGTGTCGTCGTGGAGAGCGGGCGGTTCGACTGGCACAGCGAGAAGTTCCCGCTGTTCGGCCAGCCGGTTCCCTCGTATGGCGGATTGCAGTGGTCCGGCAACTTCGGCGAGTATGCGTTCCTCACCCGGCTGCGAGCTGAGCAGCTCCGCGACATCGGCCCGACGCTCGCGCCGCATTCCGCTTTCCTCCTGGCGCAGGGCGTCGAAACGCTCCCCTACCGCATCCAGGCGCATGTCGACAATGCCCGCACGGTCGCCGAATGGCTGGATGCCGATCCGCGCATCGAGTCCGTCTTCTGGGCCGGGCTGCCCGCGCACCCGCACCATGACCGTGCGCAAAAGTATCTGCCGAACGGCGCCGGAAGTGTCTTCAGTTTCGTCGTGAAGGGCGGCCGTGCCGTTGGCCAGACGTTCATCGAATCGGTGAACCTGGCAAGCCATCTCGCGAATATCGGGGATGCGAAGACCCTCGTGATCCACCCCGCCTCGACCACCCACGCCCAGCTCACGGAGCAGCAGCTCCTCGACGCCGGCGTTCTTCCGGGCGTCGTTCGCATCAGCGTCGGCATCGAAGACGTCGACGACATCATCTACGATCTCGATCAGGCCCTGACCGCCGCGGTGAAGGAGACGAACGCATGA
- a CDS encoding FitA-like ribbon-helix-helix domain-containing protein, whose protein sequence is MTVSITIRSVPDEIRDILAARAARSGRSLQEFLVGELTSLARKPSVDEALAEIRQRAAHYPPVPVGAILSELDAARNEG, encoded by the coding sequence ATGACAGTTTCCATCACGATTCGTTCGGTTCCCGACGAGATCCGCGACATCCTCGCCGCCCGCGCCGCTCGCTCCGGCCGCTCGCTGCAGGAGTTTCTCGTGGGTGAACTCACGTCGCTCGCCCGTAAGCCCTCGGTCGACGAAGCGCTCGCCGAGATCCGTCAGCGCGCGGCACACTATCCGCCCGTGCCGGTCGGCGCCATCCTCTCCGAACTCGATGCTGCGCGCAATGAAGGGTGA
- a CDS encoding PH domain-containing protein, translating into MSGASEPDATAPEPPADADPDPSDEPWRRLNPLMLLVHPLRELIRYLPVLLLALVAGAAGGEPWWAYVLSGLGIVFGILRFFTTTYRITPTHVQVRRGVLNRRTRSAPRDRIRSVDVDSTILHRIFGLAIVKVGTGASHGQEELEFNALALRDVPALRDELLRLAPPAEGEHAEEPTNLSRWEPRWVRYAPLTLSGVASILIVAMAALQLNFFEGGILTRLAIVRQGIGWISHLPLLTTALWGAAGLIVVASVVAMVRYALSYGGFSIRRAGPTTLHISHGVLRARQITLDETRLRGAQLSEPLSLRVAGAASAHAIMTGLGRQRGGVALLAPPGPREEAVRIAAEVLGSRLPLDLPLIEHGRRARRRRYTRAASFAGLLALAALVLQLAGLVAPSIWWVFAVIVPASALLAADRWRGLGHALLPGWLIAQSGSLNRRRAVLATDGIIGWTIRRSYFQRRAGLATLIATTAAGRHRVTIPDLPDGDVWPIIEAISLKHEEITSGQYLARYAAAL; encoded by the coding sequence GTGAGCGGCGCGTCCGAGCCCGACGCCACTGCGCCTGAGCCGCCCGCGGACGCAGACCCCGACCCGTCGGACGAGCCGTGGCGGCGGCTCAACCCGCTGATGCTGCTGGTGCACCCGCTGCGGGAGCTCATCCGGTATCTGCCGGTGCTGCTCCTCGCGCTCGTCGCCGGTGCTGCCGGCGGGGAACCGTGGTGGGCGTATGTGCTCTCCGGGCTGGGCATCGTCTTCGGCATCCTGCGCTTCTTCACGACCACCTACCGCATCACGCCCACGCATGTGCAGGTGCGCCGGGGCGTGCTCAACCGGCGCACGCGCTCGGCGCCGCGCGACCGCATCCGCAGCGTGGACGTCGATTCGACCATCCTGCACCGGATCTTCGGGCTCGCGATCGTCAAGGTCGGCACCGGGGCGTCGCACGGCCAGGAAGAGCTGGAGTTCAACGCGCTCGCACTGCGCGACGTGCCCGCGTTGCGCGACGAACTGCTCCGACTCGCCCCGCCGGCGGAAGGCGAACACGCGGAGGAGCCCACGAATCTCAGCCGCTGGGAGCCGCGCTGGGTGCGCTACGCGCCGCTCACCCTCAGCGGTGTCGCCTCGATCCTGATCGTGGCGATGGCCGCGCTGCAGCTGAACTTCTTCGAGGGCGGCATCCTCACCCGGCTGGCGATCGTGCGGCAGGGGATCGGCTGGATCAGCCACCTGCCGCTGCTCACGACTGCACTCTGGGGCGCCGCCGGACTGATCGTCGTCGCCTCCGTCGTCGCGATGGTTCGCTATGCACTCAGCTACGGCGGATTCTCGATCCGCCGGGCGGGGCCGACCACCCTGCACATCAGCCACGGCGTGCTGCGCGCCCGACAGATCACGCTCGACGAGACACGGCTTCGCGGCGCTCAGCTCTCCGAACCCCTCTCATTGCGCGTGGCGGGGGCCGCATCGGCCCACGCGATCATGACCGGCCTCGGGCGACAGCGGGGCGGTGTCGCCCTGCTGGCCCCTCCCGGACCCCGTGAAGAGGCCGTGCGGATCGCGGCGGAGGTGCTCGGCTCCCGCCTGCCCCTCGATCTGCCGCTCATCGAGCACGGGAGGCGGGCGCGCCGCCGGCGGTACACGCGGGCGGCATCATTCGCGGGGCTGCTCGCGCTGGCTGCCCTCGTGCTGCAACTCGCCGGGCTGGTCGCGCCCTCGATCTGGTGGGTGTTCGCGGTGATCGTGCCGGCCTCCGCTCTGCTCGCCGCGGACCGCTGGCGAGGCCTCGGGCACGCTCTCCTTCCCGGTTGGCTGATCGCCCAGAGCGGTTCCCTCAACCGTCGCCGCGCCGTGCTGGCGACCGACGGCATCATCGGCTGGACCATCCGCCGCAGCTACTTCCAGCGCCGTGCGGGCCTCGCCACCCTGATCGCCACCACGGCGGCCGGGCGGCACCGGGTGACGATTCCGGACCTTCCCGATGGGGACGTCTGGCCGATCATCGAGGCCATTTCGCTCAAACACGAGGAGATCACCTCCGGCCAATACCTCGCCCGGTACGCTGCCGCACTCTGA
- a CDS encoding PH domain-containing protein, with protein sequence MSIVVGSIAALVKEPSGRPSERAITFWAWNAAVGWAVFTGLQLLWMLLADEWTQPLHLAGLGLTVIAAAIHVTVMPRWRYRVHRWEITDDAIFVRSGWFTQETRVAPIVRLQTVDSRRGFLHRLMGLTSVTITTASSAGALTIHALDDAVAAEVVAMLAEVAQHSEGDAT encoded by the coding sequence ATGAGCATCGTCGTCGGAAGCATCGCCGCGCTGGTCAAAGAGCCGAGCGGGCGCCCGAGCGAGCGGGCGATCACGTTCTGGGCGTGGAACGCGGCGGTCGGCTGGGCGGTCTTCACCGGCCTGCAACTGCTCTGGATGCTGCTGGCCGATGAGTGGACGCAGCCGCTGCACCTCGCGGGCCTCGGCCTGACGGTGATCGCCGCGGCGATCCATGTGACGGTGATGCCGCGGTGGCGTTACCGTGTGCATCGCTGGGAGATCACGGACGACGCGATCTTCGTGCGCTCCGGATGGTTCACCCAGGAGACGCGCGTCGCCCCGATCGTCCGGCTGCAGACCGTCGACTCCCGTCGCGGGTTCCTGCACCGTCTGATGGGTCTCACCTCTGTCACGATAACCACGGCATCGAGCGCGGGGGCACTCACGATCCACGCGCTCGACGATGCCGTGGCCGCCGAGGTGGTGGCGATGCTGGCCGAGGTGGCCCAGCACAGTGAAGGGGATGCAACGTGA
- a CDS encoding AfsR/SARP family transcriptional regulator, which yields MDTLPHAPRIAVLGPVLVEDRSGALAEPAGALGKGLIVALVLARGTLSVQSLVSDLWHDTPPRQERAALQTLVSRVRTASADGILESTPSGYALAIDPRLTDLGLARMHLERAREADAAADPEQAAAEAGLGLDLWRGEPGVELGPSPLADELGRTAATLRDELTVLRARSRRLLGDPAGALHDLESLLIASPLDETLHLERLRALDDAGRRNDALRAFGELKAAMLDQLGSRPGPALVAFNASLLVDDESATAAPVTTRYGLRTTPNALIGREYDLDALEDLIATSRLTTVLGAGGLGKTRLAQELAHRAQHTPVVAFVELASVRSADDITLAFASTLGIREARAVRLGDPGAGLDLRSRILALLAERETLLIVDNCEHIVDAAATWIADILESTTTVRVLATSRSPLAIGAERVYALDSLASGTSAGDEAGPAVALFEERARAGRPAVVLPPEVVARLCDRLDGLPLAIELAAARTRSMSVEEIERRLENRFVLLTGGERTAPERHRTLLAVIEWSWNLLGETEQTLLRRLSCFPDGFSAQAAEAVAGDSAATVLDDLEALVNQSLVTVSEDKTTGILRYRMLETVREFGAIALDEAGEHDVVQEGMNRWGVRFCRETLALMHGPTQVHNFNLVTAEQDNLVAVLRAAIERRHHRVIAATFSALAYYWSLRSAHSEVVAFGAVVMEALTGWEPEDDDIDDAAAVYGVIGGTFLYADMRTGVRAISRLRRIKRLRPLRDPRLESITDLVQTAGREREGMAMIARFQRSTDTDVAALGNLIMAQFQENAGDLEGALHSAGTAYEKSLLAEDTWSTASAAQSIAQIHSQLAHPESAIEWAQRAREGLTKLQALGDLRQLDWIVAINSISAGDLTAGRDLLERYLQDDVAPSGFEYVDYFGIGHAGLAEIALAEGNLAEGLGHYRDAIGLYESNSALTNPWLTILSAASLAAHLRVEAEGSSPVDTAQIDAAARLLRTRILVNHRLQAAYVDKPVLGSGLLGVSAWMLTPRVAEARAGGEGQRDEWVRSGLELYAIADRVNARQDQRSLNRARLAEEIRGAWGETVLDEPFAAVADLDRNTGALRALDLLHSLRF from the coding sequence GTGGACACATTGCCCCACGCCCCCAGGATCGCGGTCCTCGGCCCCGTTCTGGTCGAAGACCGTTCCGGCGCGCTCGCCGAACCGGCCGGGGCGCTCGGCAAAGGGCTGATCGTCGCCCTCGTCCTCGCCCGCGGCACCCTCTCGGTGCAGTCCCTCGTCTCCGACCTGTGGCATGACACACCTCCCAGGCAAGAACGCGCAGCCCTGCAGACCCTCGTCTCCCGGGTGCGCACCGCAAGCGCCGACGGCATCCTCGAGTCGACGCCGAGCGGATACGCCCTCGCGATCGATCCCCGGCTCACCGATCTCGGACTGGCCAGAATGCACCTCGAGCGCGCCCGGGAGGCGGATGCCGCCGCCGATCCGGAGCAGGCCGCCGCCGAAGCGGGGCTCGGTCTCGACCTGTGGCGGGGCGAACCCGGGGTGGAGCTGGGGCCCTCCCCGCTCGCCGACGAGCTCGGCCGCACGGCGGCCACCCTGCGCGACGAGCTCACCGTGTTGCGTGCCCGATCCCGGCGTCTTCTCGGCGACCCGGCCGGTGCCCTGCACGATCTGGAGTCCCTGCTGATCGCTTCCCCGCTCGACGAGACACTCCACCTCGAGCGTCTGCGTGCGCTCGACGATGCGGGGCGTCGCAACGACGCCCTCCGCGCTTTCGGGGAGCTCAAAGCCGCGATGCTCGACCAGCTGGGCAGTCGGCCCGGCCCCGCGCTCGTCGCGTTCAATGCCTCCCTGCTCGTGGACGACGAATCCGCGACCGCCGCACCGGTCACGACGCGCTACGGGCTCCGCACGACACCGAATGCGCTGATCGGTCGCGAGTACGACCTCGACGCGCTCGAAGACCTCATCGCGACATCGCGTCTGACCACGGTGCTGGGGGCCGGCGGTCTCGGCAAGACGCGACTGGCGCAGGAGCTCGCGCACCGCGCCCAGCACACGCCGGTCGTGGCATTCGTCGAGTTGGCGAGCGTTCGCTCGGCCGACGACATCACGCTCGCCTTCGCCTCGACGCTCGGCATCCGGGAGGCGCGCGCGGTGCGTCTCGGCGACCCGGGGGCGGGCCTGGACCTGCGCTCCCGCATCCTCGCACTGCTCGCCGAACGCGAGACACTCCTCATCGTCGACAATTGCGAGCACATCGTGGATGCGGCCGCCACCTGGATAGCGGACATCCTCGAATCCACCACCACCGTGCGCGTGCTGGCGACGAGCCGCTCGCCGCTGGCGATCGGCGCAGAACGCGTCTACGCTCTCGACTCTCTCGCGAGCGGAACGTCGGCCGGCGACGAGGCGGGGCCCGCCGTCGCCCTTTTCGAGGAGCGCGCTCGCGCCGGCCGGCCGGCGGTCGTCCTTCCGCCCGAGGTCGTCGCCCGGCTCTGCGACCGGCTCGACGGCCTCCCCCTCGCGATCGAACTCGCCGCAGCACGAACCCGCTCGATGTCGGTCGAGGAGATCGAGCGACGCCTGGAGAACCGGTTCGTCCTGCTCACCGGAGGCGAGCGCACCGCCCCTGAACGCCATCGCACTCTGCTGGCGGTCATCGAGTGGAGCTGGAACCTGCTCGGCGAGACCGAACAGACCCTGTTGCGTCGCCTTTCCTGCTTTCCCGACGGCTTCAGCGCGCAGGCGGCCGAAGCCGTCGCCGGTGACAGCGCGGCGACGGTCCTCGACGATCTCGAAGCCCTGGTCAACCAATCGCTCGTGACCGTCTCCGAAGACAAGACCACCGGCATCCTGCGCTACCGGATGCTCGAGACCGTTCGCGAGTTCGGGGCCATCGCCCTCGACGAGGCCGGCGAGCACGACGTCGTTCAGGAAGGCATGAATCGCTGGGGCGTGCGGTTCTGCCGGGAGACGCTCGCGCTGATGCACGGACCGACGCAGGTGCACAATTTCAACCTGGTGACCGCCGAGCAAGACAACCTCGTCGCCGTTCTGAGGGCGGCCATCGAACGGCGGCACCATCGGGTGATCGCCGCCACCTTCTCTGCACTCGCCTACTACTGGTCATTGCGCAGCGCCCACTCGGAAGTCGTCGCATTCGGCGCGGTCGTGATGGAGGCGCTCACCGGCTGGGAGCCGGAGGATGACGACATCGACGACGCGGCGGCGGTCTACGGCGTGATCGGCGGAACCTTCCTCTATGCCGACATGCGAACGGGTGTGCGAGCGATCTCCCGGCTGCGGCGCATCAAGCGACTGCGGCCGCTGCGGGATCCGCGACTCGAATCGATCACCGACCTCGTTCAGACAGCCGGCCGCGAACGCGAGGGAATGGCGATGATCGCCCGGTTCCAGCGGTCGACCGACACCGACGTCGCCGCGCTCGGAAACCTGATCATGGCCCAGTTCCAGGAGAACGCGGGCGACCTCGAGGGTGCACTGCACTCGGCCGGCACGGCCTACGAGAAGTCGCTGCTGGCCGAGGACACCTGGAGCACAGCGTCGGCCGCGCAATCGATCGCCCAGATCCACAGCCAGCTCGCCCACCCGGAGTCGGCGATCGAATGGGCGCAGCGGGCGCGCGAAGGCCTGACGAAACTGCAGGCGTTGGGCGACCTCCGCCAGCTCGACTGGATCGTTGCCATCAACTCGATCTCGGCCGGCGACCTCACCGCCGGTCGGGATCTCCTCGAACGCTATCTGCAAGACGACGTCGCCCCCTCGGGGTTCGAATACGTGGACTATTTCGGCATCGGGCACGCCGGCCTCGCCGAGATCGCGCTGGCCGAAGGGAACCTCGCGGAGGGTCTCGGCCACTACCGCGACGCCATCGGCCTCTACGAGAGCAACAGCGCACTGACCAACCCGTGGCTCACCATCCTGTCGGCGGCGAGTCTCGCGGCTCATCTGCGGGTCGAGGCCGAGGGTTCCTCCCCGGTCGACACGGCCCAGATCGACGCGGCGGCGCGACTGCTGCGCACGCGCATCCTCGTCAACCATCGGCTGCAAGCCGCCTACGTCGACAAACCCGTTCTGGGCTCCGGCCTGTTGGGCGTTTCCGCGTGGATGCTCACCCCTCGCGTGGCCGAGGCGCGAGCGGGCGGCGAGGGTCAGCGCGACGAATGGGTGAGATCGGGGCTCGAGCTGTACGCCATCGCCGACCGGGTGAACGCCCGCCAAGATCAGCGGAGCCTGAACCGGGCCCGCTTGGCTGAGGAGATCCGCGGCGCATGGGGTGAGACCGTGCTCGACGAACCGTTCGCCGCGGTCGCCGACCTCGATCGCAACACGGGCGCCCTGCGCGCGCTCGACCTGCTGCACTCGCTGCGCTTCTAG
- a CDS encoding type II toxin-antitoxin system VapC family toxin, with product MKGEARESVVVDSSSIVDLLIDGGPRGEAVAERLSGCSLLAPALLHYEVANVLRRLRLAGALSHAEASLAFAGLQSLPIDSWPFPVVADRLWEHGENLTAFDAAFVALAEAAQVPLVTADARLSRAPGVRVPIEVITGGA from the coding sequence ATGAAGGGTGAAGCCCGCGAGTCGGTCGTCGTCGACTCGAGTTCGATCGTCGACCTGCTGATCGATGGTGGCCCGCGGGGAGAGGCGGTCGCCGAGCGGCTGAGCGGATGCTCGCTGCTGGCGCCCGCGCTCCTGCACTACGAGGTCGCCAACGTTCTTCGCCGTCTGCGTCTGGCCGGCGCACTGTCGCACGCGGAGGCATCGTTGGCGTTCGCCGGGTTGCAGAGCCTGCCGATCGACAGCTGGCCGTTCCCGGTCGTCGCCGACCGTCTGTGGGAGCACGGAGAGAACCTCACCGCATTCGACGCTGCCTTCGTCGCGCTGGCCGAGGCTGCGCAGGTGCCACTCGTCACCGCCGACGCCCGTCTCTCCCGGGCTCCGGGAGTGCGGGTGCCGATCGAGGTGATCACCGGCGGTGCGTGA
- a CDS encoding class I SAM-dependent methyltransferase has product MAFDWSGFYSAQGGRGLRPTFTAGLDAWQGESPGRAIDLGCGDGVETRHLAGLGWHVLAVDADPGVVERVRAEVGESALSNVEIRQVPFEALGELPASDLVYAGFALPFCEPDGFPYLWADIRDALRPGAVFAGEFFGPHDEWFGRPNMNFHDRAGVEGMLAGLEVLQLVEDDRRGMSFEGPKHWHVFHVVARG; this is encoded by the coding sequence ATGGCGTTCGACTGGTCCGGCTTCTATTCAGCCCAGGGAGGCCGCGGGCTCCGGCCCACTTTCACGGCCGGTCTTGACGCATGGCAGGGAGAGTCGCCCGGCCGTGCGATCGACCTCGGCTGCGGTGATGGCGTCGAGACACGCCACCTGGCCGGGCTCGGCTGGCATGTGCTGGCCGTCGATGCCGATCCCGGGGTCGTGGAACGGGTGCGCGCAGAGGTGGGGGAGTCGGCGCTGTCGAACGTCGAGATCCGGCAGGTGCCCTTCGAGGCGCTCGGCGAGCTTCCCGCGAGCGACCTCGTGTACGCGGGGTTCGCGCTGCCGTTCTGCGAGCCGGACGGATTCCCCTATCTGTGGGCCGACATCCGGGATGCGCTGCGGCCGGGGGCCGTGTTCGCGGGCGAGTTCTTCGGTCCGCACGACGAGTGGTTCGGCCGGCCCAATATGAACTTCCATGACCGGGCCGGCGTCGAAGGAATGCTGGCCGGCCTCGAGGTGCTGCAGCTCGTCGAGGACGATCGGCGGGGGATGTCGTTCGAGGGCCCCAAGCATTGGCACGTGTTCCACGTCGTCGCGCGGGGGTGA
- a CDS encoding ABC transporter permease, with translation MSAITITPPAERKLKNHVSIGQSVANSFTMAYRGLLKIKRTPEQLMDVTLQPIIFTLMFTYIFGGAIAGNIVNYLPTIIPGILVQTVLTTSVVTGVQLREDMDKGVFDRFKSLPIARISPLAGALLADTVRYTIATTLTFVMGYIMGYRPGGGIGFVVLAGLLVIACSWAISWIFAFFGVVARTASSVQGISFLVLFPLTFLSNAFVNPKTMPAPLEWFANINPVSHLVTAVRDLANTGSFGADGWLALLGAAVIVAVFAPLTVRAYMRKA, from the coding sequence ATGAGCGCGATCACCATCACCCCGCCCGCCGAGCGGAAACTCAAGAACCATGTGAGCATCGGCCAGTCTGTGGCGAACTCGTTCACGATGGCCTACCGCGGCCTGCTGAAGATCAAACGCACGCCGGAGCAGCTCATGGATGTCACGCTGCAGCCGATCATCTTCACGCTGATGTTCACCTACATCTTCGGTGGCGCGATCGCCGGGAACATCGTCAACTATCTGCCGACGATCATCCCGGGGATCCTGGTTCAGACGGTGCTCACCACCTCCGTGGTCACGGGAGTGCAGCTGCGCGAAGACATGGACAAGGGGGTGTTCGATCGGTTCAAGTCGCTGCCGATCGCCCGCATCTCGCCTCTCGCCGGTGCCCTGCTGGCAGACACGGTGCGATACACAATCGCCACAACACTCACCTTCGTGATGGGCTACATCATGGGCTACCGGCCCGGCGGCGGCATCGGCTTCGTCGTGCTCGCCGGCCTTCTCGTGATCGCCTGCTCGTGGGCCATCAGCTGGATCTTCGCCTTCTTCGGCGTCGTCGCCCGCACGGCGAGCTCAGTGCAGGGAATCTCCTTCCTCGTGCTCTTCCCGCTGACGTTCCTCTCGAACGCCTTCGTGAACCCGAAGACGATGCCGGCGCCGCTCGAATGGTTCGCGAACATCAACCCGGTGTCGCACCTTGTCACCGCCGTGCGGGACCTCGCCAACACCGGCTCCTTCGGCGCCGACGGCTGGCTCGCCCTCCTCGGCGCCGCCGTGATCGTCGCGGTCTTCGCCCCGCTCACGGTGCGCGCCTACATGCGCAAGGCCTGA
- a CDS encoding DMT family transporter: MSWIVLVASGVLEAVWATALGRSAGFTKLWPTVVFGVALVASMAGLAFAMRGISTGTAYAVWVGIGAALTVLVAMVFGGEGFSLVKVLLIVGLVGCVVGLKLVDSH, encoded by the coding sequence GTGTCGTGGATCGTGCTCGTCGCATCCGGTGTCCTCGAAGCAGTTTGGGCGACCGCGCTCGGCCGGTCGGCGGGGTTCACAAAGCTCTGGCCGACCGTGGTCTTCGGTGTCGCCCTCGTAGCGTCGATGGCAGGACTGGCGTTCGCCATGCGGGGGATCTCGACCGGAACCGCCTACGCCGTCTGGGTGGGCATCGGCGCAGCCCTCACCGTGCTCGTCGCTATGGTGTTCGGCGGCGAAGGGTTCTCGCTGGTGAAGGTGCTGCTGATCGTGGGGCTCGTCGGTTGCGTCGTCGGCCTCAAACTCGTCGACTCGCACTAG
- a CDS encoding PadR family transcriptional regulator — MDTTQLLKGVLDVAVLAVVQHDDGYGYDIVRRLREAGLGEVGDASVYGTLRRLYTAGAVSSYMAPSDGGPNRKYYAISPEGQKMLAQQRDTWATFSAAMTELLDDHQQRTTQVRAIGER, encoded by the coding sequence ATGGATACGACACAGTTGCTGAAGGGGGTGCTCGATGTGGCGGTCCTGGCTGTGGTGCAGCACGATGACGGCTACGGGTACGACATAGTGCGGCGCCTGCGCGAGGCCGGCCTGGGGGAGGTGGGGGATGCTTCCGTCTACGGGACGCTTCGCCGGCTGTACACGGCAGGGGCCGTATCCAGCTATATGGCACCCTCCGACGGAGGCCCGAACCGCAAGTACTACGCGATTAGTCCGGAAGGGCAGAAGATGCTTGCCCAGCAACGAGACACTTGGGCGACATTCTCGGCTGCGATGACTGAGCTACTCGACGACCACCAGCAACGCACTACCCAGGTTCGCGCGATCGGAGAACGATGA
- a CDS encoding CoA-binding protein yields MTISDATTAGTPHAAGAAPGDLTDVRLANGLSCALPSDSPLAKLLRSQRTWIGPDAKERLRILRAAKSVAIVGASPNPARSSYFVGTYLQQSSDYRVYFVNPNADTILGEKAYPDLASLPEVPDIVDVFRKGSDIPSVIDEVVAVGAPTIWVQLGIWNQEAAEYGESKGLTVVMDRCIKIEHARFHGGLHLLGFDTGQITARKTIR; encoded by the coding sequence ATGACGATCTCGGATGCGACGACCGCCGGCACCCCGCACGCCGCGGGGGCCGCTCCCGGCGACCTCACGGACGTGCGGCTCGCGAACGGGTTGAGCTGCGCTCTGCCGTCGGATTCCCCTCTCGCGAAGCTCCTCAGGTCGCAGCGCACCTGGATCGGCCCGGATGCGAAGGAGCGCCTGAGGATCCTGCGGGCCGCGAAGTCGGTGGCGATCGTCGGCGCTTCGCCGAACCCCGCCCGGTCGAGCTACTTCGTCGGAACGTACCTGCAGCAGTCGAGCGACTACCGCGTGTACTTCGTGAACCCGAACGCCGACACCATCTTGGGCGAGAAGGCCTACCCCGACCTCGCCTCCCTGCCCGAGGTTCCCGACATCGTCGACGTGTTCCGCAAGGGAAGCGACATCCCGAGCGTGATCGACGAGGTCGTCGCTGTCGGTGCGCCGACCATCTGGGTGCAGCTCGGCATCTGGAACCAGGAGGCCGCCGAGTACGGCGAGTCGAAAGGTCTCACCGTGGTCATGGATCGCTGCATCAAGATCGAGCATGCACGCTTCCATGGCGGCCTGCACCTGCTCGGATTCGACACCGGCCAGATCACCGCGCGCAAGACGATCCGCTGA